From the genome of Triticum aestivum cultivar Chinese Spring chromosome 3B, IWGSC CS RefSeq v2.1, whole genome shotgun sequence, one region includes:
- the LOC123072736 gene encoding general transcription factor IIE subunit 1, giving the protein MGSLEPFNRLVRLTARAFYDDISIKGDTQAKTSRGDNRGMAVVVLDGLTRRQWVREEDLAKSLKLHSKQLRRVLRFFEEEKLVTRDHRKESAKGAKIYSAAAAAAGDGQPTKEGEEKVKLHTHSYCCLDYAQICDVVRYRIHRMKKTLKDELDSRNTVQHYICPNCKKRYSAFDALQLISYTDEYFHCENCNGELLAESDKLSSEEMGDGDDNARKRRREKLNDMQQRIDEQLKPLQAQLKRVKDLPAPEFGSLQSWERLNLGAFAHGDSAAAEAARNAQGQYNGTPMPYLGDTKVDVELAGSGVKAEGDESGKDGSALKVLPPWMVREGMNLTKEQRGESSNTSKGDEKSEVKDEKKQDSKEDEKSLQDEYLKAYYEALKKRQEEEDAKRMQQEGQAFSSEIHSERQVGMKAKREDENGEDEGVEWEEEQPAGNTSEEPYKFVDLNAEAPESGDDEEDEIDWEEG; this is encoded by the exons ATGGGCTCTCTGGAGCCTTTCAACCG GCTGGTGAGGCTGACGGCGCGGGCCTTCTACGACGACATCTCCATCAAGGGCGACACCCAGGCCAAGACCTCCCGCGGCGACAACCGGGGCATGGCCGTCGTCGTCCTCGACGGCCTCACCAG ACGCCAGTGGGTCCGCGAGGAAGACTTGGCTAAATCATTAAAGCTCCACTCAAAACAACTTCGCCGTGTCCTCCGATTCTTTGAAGAAGAGAAGCTAGTGACAAGGGATCACAGAAAGGAG TCAGCAAAAGGTGCTAAAATATATAGTGCTGCAGCAGCAGCTGCAGGTGATGGTCAACCCACGAAGGAGGGAGAAGAGAAAGTAAAGTTGCACACACATTCCTACTGTTGCTTGGACTATGCACAG ATCTGTGATGTTGTACGGTACCGGATACACCGCATGAAAAAAACGTTGAAGGATGAGTTGGACAGCAGAAATACAGTTCAACACTATATATGTCCTAACTGTAAAAAGAG GTACTCGGCCTTCGATGCGTTGCAACTTATAAGCTACACAGACGAGTATTTCCATTGTGAAAATTGCAACGGCGAACTACTTGCAGAGAGTGACAAGCTTTCTTCTGAGGAAATGGGAGATGGTGATGATAATGCACGGAAGCGTCGGCGTGAGAAACTGAATGATATGCAGCAAAGAATTGAT GAGCAATTGAAGCCATTGCAAGCACAACTTAAAAGGGTGAAGGATCTTCCTGCTCCTGAGTTTGGGAGTCTACAATCATGGGAAAGACTAAATCTCGGTGCTTTCGCGCATGGTGATTCTGCTGCAGCTGAGGCAGCCAGGAATGCACAAGGGCAGTATAATGGTACACCAATGCCTTATCTTGGAGATACAAAG GTTGATGTTGAATTGGCTGGTTCGGGTGTAAAAGCGGAAGGTGATGAATCTGGCAAAGATGGTTCAGCATTGAAAGTCTTACCTCCATGGATGGTCAGAGAAGGGATGAATCTTACAAAAGAACAAAGAGGAGAGTCCAGTAACACATCAAAAGGAGATGAAAAATCAGAAGTCAAAGATGAGAAAAAACAGGACTCAAAAGAAGATGAGAAGAGTTTACAG GATGAATACCTTAAGGCATATTATGAGGCCCTCAAGAAAAGACAGGAGGAGGAAGATGCAAAGAGAATGCAGCAGGAAGGCCAGGCATTTTCTTCTGAAATTCATTCTGAGCGGCAGGTGGGCATGAAAGCCAAACGTGAGGATGAGAATGGTGAGGATGAGGGTGTTGAATGGGAAGAGGAGCAACCTGCAG GGAATACATCGGAGGAGCCATATAAGTTTGTGGACTTGAATGCTGAGGCCCCAGAATCCGGCGACGACGAGGAAGATGAGATTGACTGGGAAGAAGGTTAA
- the LOC123072737 gene encoding uncharacterized protein → MDAAAAAAGGHRWTEEVDDLVDAGDVDGAISLLESVVSSLSTAASPPRAGADLRLATALGDLAGLHASRGNTLQADAIRSRAIVLRLRAQKEAPQPQALGDHAATENSASPEAATGSKDSKASASVDKKDEDEDDDWEAIADRGDETPVRPLVQEARVTTPCSSSEKSSTSSSGTKRRGRGSFLYDKSVLYSDQCASERDLDDKGSDPAHGRSKGRADEKDNKDAAKRFGTRHALVLYDFPPSTRTTDLERIFEKFGDHGVAIRWVNDSVALAVFRTPSSAKEAQASVPPRYKVRPLKDNDDLLAKIDGTDLEPPTPRPKTSARTAQRLIAHGMGLKQFTTMDAGERKEQEEARRSRITARQAARDDAWGED, encoded by the exons atggacgcggcggcggcggcggccggcggccacCGCTGGACGGAGGAGGTGGACGACCTGGTGGACGCCGGGGACGTCGACGGCGCCATCTCCCTCCTCGAGTCTGTCGTCTCCAGcctctccaccgccgcctccccgccTCGGGCGGGCGCCGATCTCCGCCTCGCCACGGCGCTCGGCGACCTCGCCGGCCTCCACGCCTCCCGCGGCAACACGCTCCAGGCCGACGCCATCCGCTCCCgcgccatcgtcctccgcctccGCGCCCAGAAAGAAGCCCCCCAGCCCCAGGCCCTAGG GGATCATGCGGCAACGGAGAATTCTGCATCGCCGGAGGCTGCTACGGGATCCAAGGACTCGAAAGCCTCAGCTAGCGTCGACAAGAAGGACGAAGATGAAGACGATG ATTGGGAGGCTATTGCGGACCGTGGCGACGAGACGCCGGTGCGCCCCCTCGTGCAAGAGGCGAGGGTGACAACACCTTGTAGTTCTTCAGAGAAAAGTAGCACTTCATCTTCAGGGACCAAGAGGAGGGGAAGGGGTTCTTTTCTTTATGATAAGAGTGTTCTGTACAGCGACCAGTGCGCTTCAGAGAGGGATCTGGATGACAAGGGGTCTGATCCAGCTCATGGTCGATCAAAGGGTCGTGCGGATGAGAAAGATAATAAGGATG CTGCAAAACGATTTGGGACAAGGCATGCCCTTGTTCTTTACGACTTCCCACCTAGTACACGCACAACAGATTTGGAAAGGATTTTTGAGAAGTTTGGAGACCATGGAGTTGCCATCCGCTGGGTCAATGATTCTGTTGCACTTGCAGTTTTCCGGACCCCATCATCTG CTAAGGAGGCACAAGCTTCCGTGCCTCCAAGATACAAAGTACGGCCACTAAAGGATAATGACGATCTTTTGGCAAAAATCGATGGTACAG ACCTAGAACCGCCGACGCCGAGGCCGAAGACGTCGGCGAGAACGGCGCAGAGGCTGATCGCCCACGGGATGGGACTAAAGCAGTTCACGACCATGGATGCAGGCGAGCGGAAAGAGCAGGAGGAGGCAAGGAGGAGCCGGATCACCGCCCGACAAGCTGCGCGCGACGATGCCTGGGGTGAGGACTGA